The sequence below is a genomic window from Thermoflavifilum sp..
GGCCTGGTTGGCAAACCGATTGTTATTGTAAGCACCTTTCAGGTTGATGGTTGCCTTCAGGCTGTGGTTAAAAAAGCTGGGCGTGAGACTCAAATCTACGCTGGTACGTTTTAAATAGCCCGTCTTCAGGATGCCGTTCTGATCCAGATAACCCACCGATAAGCGGTAAGGCAATTGAGGAATGCCGCCCGTAAAACTGATGTTGTTGTCAGTACTGAATGCGGTCTGATAGATTTCATCTTGCCAGTTGGTATTGGCGTTGCCCAGCAGCGCTTTCTGCTGTGCGGTACCCTGTTGATTGATGATGTCGCGGAGCTGCTGTGCGCTGAGCACACTCACTTCCTTGGTTTTGGTCGATAGCGAGTTTACCGTGTTTAAATTCACCGAAAGCTTTCCACCGGCCGTACCTTTTTTGGTGGTGATGATGATCACCCCATTGGACGCCCGGTTACCATAGATGGCCGCTGCAGAGGCATCTTTCAGTACGGTAATCGACTCAATATCTTCCGGATTAATCAGCGTAAGCGGGTTTGGTGAGCCTGCAATACCACTATTGGCCAGAGGCACGCCATCGATCACAATCAGGGGATCGTTGCTGGCATTGAGTGAAGCTCCTCCCCGGATGCGAATCACCCCTCCTGCTCCGGGCATGCCACTGCTGGGTGTAATGACCACACCGGGAATCTTGCCCTGAATAAGCTGATCGGGTGTGGAAATCACGCCCTGCTGAAAATCCCCGGCATTCACCGTGGCAATGGAGCCGGTCAGGTCTTTCTTTTGCTGGGTACCATATCCGATAACCACCAGCTCATTCAACGAAGCAGCCGATTGCTGCATGGTAATTTGCAGCAAAGCATTGCTGCCTACCGGAACTACCTGCCGGGCATAACCCACGTAGCTGATGATAAGCGTGTCGTGGTCGGGCGGAAGGTTAAGATGAAACACGCCCTGGTCATTGGTAATGGTGCCCGATGCGGTACCCTGAATCTGTACCGAGACACCCGGAAGTGGCTGGCCTGTTTTGCCATCCTTCACTACTCCTTCAATGGTTCTGCCCTGCCCATGGGCGCCGCCAGCAGCCAGGCCTAACCCTATGGCCAGCAACCCAAGCATCTTCCAGCTCCATTTCCCCGGCATTCGGGAGTCTCGCTTGCCCGCTCCACCAGCTGAATGTGCCGGACAGGCGCTTAGCCTGAACGAGGAGAAAAATTTCGGCATACGCATATGTATTGGTTTTAACATGTTGAATAATAAACGTATTATGGAATGATCAATTTTTGGGTTATCGATCCGTAATGGCGGGCAGAGAGTTGTACGACATACATGCCTCCTTCTGCACTGAGTCGGTTGCCAAAGGGCCAGCTGATGACATAATTCCCGGCATATTGAAACCCATGATACAACGTAGCCACTACCTCCCCTCGAGCATTCACCAATCGCAGCTGGATATAATCATTTCCGGGTAAATAATAGTTGAATTGCAGGGTTTGTTGCCGGGGGGCAGGATTGGGGAATACTTTCAAAGCGAGCTGATTTCCCGTGCCGGGCAGCCAGATGGGTGCTTTCTGCTGACCGGTATCGGAGGAAACATCATCCACATTGCGATCTACAAACACATGATATTCGCCGGGCGAAAGGGCCAGTGTGAGCTGCGATTGTTGTAGCTGAAATGCGCTGTCGGGTTTGTTTTGCAGGGAAACATAATCGTACCATGTGCCTGCATGTGAAAAGCTTACCGTAGCGCCATGCGGTACCACATCAAAATTGCCGACCACCACCACATCGAGCGAATCGCCTGTCAGTGTCATGGTCTTCACGGCGCCGCTCAAATCATATTGCACCTGCCCCTGGGTGAAGGTGGAAACATAAGCCGGAATCTGCCGTAAGTGCAACAATCGCTGATAAACCTGAAATAACCCCCGACGCCGACTATCGTTCAAATAATCCCAGCGAATGGGTTTATCGGCCAGTCTGCACGCCCCACTGGGATCTACAGTACCGTTGGTGCAGGTATTGATGGAATAATCATAACCTAATTCCCCAAATTGCCACATCATTTTAGGGCCGGGCATCATAGCCCAGAATGCCGCGGTCATGGCATTGCGTTTCAACCCCGTAGCCGTGTCTTTAATCCTGTACGAACCACTGCTATTTCCATATTGCTCGTTTTTATACATCAGCCTTTCCTCGTCGTGGCTTTCCTGATAGGTCACCAGGTTGGGCTGCGACCAGCCGCGGGCGGTGTAAAGTCCCCAGCTGAAATCCCAGGTATTCCCCGAAGGCGAGGGGCTGCTATAGCCCATAGTAGCCTGATTGAAGGCATCGTTCAAATTGCCCCAGAGCATCATGCCCTGCGCGGCATACACTTTTTCTTCACTATTATCGGCAAACATCTCAAGGATACAATAACTGCCGGGTTTGATCTGCTGTTGTTGCCGATAAATGGTGTCCCAGATGGCCACGCGTGAGGAATCATAAGCATTCCACAACGCCACACTACAGTTGTTGCCCGTGCTGTCGCACGAACGCTTCTGGGTGAATCCTTTGGCCAGATCAAACCGAAAACCGTCGAGATGATATTCCGTAAGCCAGTATTGCATCACCCGGTAGGTGAAAACTTTGGTAGCCGGACTTTCATGGTTAAACTGATATCCCACATTAAAGGGATGGGTAGGCACAGGATTAAACCAGGGATTATCGGCAGCAGGTCGCTGATTAGCTTTATCCCAGTACATCTGCACCATCGGGCATTCTTCAAATGCATGATTCAAAACCAGATCCATGATCACGGCAATGCCCTGCTGATGACAGGCGTCGATGAACTGTTTCAAGGCGATGGCCGTGCCGTAATATTTATCGGGCGCAAAGAAGAAATCAGGATTATATCCCCAGCTGTCATTCCCCTCAAACTCGGTAAACGGCATAACCTCGATGGCGTTTATCCCCAGCCGTTTCAAATATCCCAGCGTATCCATCAGGGTTTGCCAGTCGTGTGCAGCAATGAAATCGCGTACCAGCAATTCGTAGATAAGCAGGTTGTGCTGATCAGGCCGCTGAAAGGCGCTGTCGTGCCATACATACGGTGTTTGACCGGTTTGTAGCACACTCACGATACCCGTAGTTTTCCCCGTGGGATAGGGTTTTAAATTGGGATAAACGGAAGCCGGAATACCTGAATCGTAATCGGGATCCAGGATCAAATGGGCGTTATAATCAGCCACCTTGATGGTGTCATCGATGACATATTGATAAGCATACTGTTGCTGGGGTGTAAGTCCGGTAATCCGAATCCAGAAATAATTGCTGTCGGGCGTTTGATGCATCTGATAAGCCGGTAACTGTTGCCAGTTGTTGAAATCACCGATGACTACAATATGATGTTTATGCGGCGCATAAAGCACCAGCACCACCGAAGTATCACCGGGTTCATCATTGATACCTTCGGAAACGCCTGAGGGGAGCGGTAACATCGTGGTAGGTGGAGCGATATAAAAGCTAAAGGTATCTGCAGCCTGTTGTATGCCATAATTGCTCTGTGCGACCAGCACCTGATTGCCGGAATCGGCCAGTACAACAGCTGTGGTTAGACTGTCAGACAAGGTGCTGTCGACCAGCTTTCCATTGTAAAATAACTTCAGTCTGCTCACGCGACTTGCTACCACCTGCACAGGCAGCGTATCGCCCTGCTGAAGATGAAGAGGCTCGGGAATGGGAACATACCTGGGTTGGCGGTAGGGATAGCTGATGCGAACATGAAAACCCGTATCATACACGGGAATGTACATATCGCTGCCATCGGCATTGCGCAGCGCCTGACTGCCACTGCCATTGCGAAATAAAATGGCGATCTGCTGGATATGTTCCGAAGTATCGGTAATACCAAAATAACTCCGTAAATCTTGATGGATGCTATAGGTCCAACGACTATTGCCGGCATAACTGCATTGATAGGCGGGATCGGTGGTACCCCATTGTGAATGCACATATCGCCAATCAGTTGCACTTGTGCTTTTGTTGGTGATCACCCCGATATGCACGTACACATCCGATGTGGGCGTATAATTGAGTAAACCCTGATTGCCAAAATGTGCGTCAGCGGTAATCTGTACAGAAGTATCGGCTTCGGTGGGAAAGGCCGGGTCAGTAGAAAGCAATTGCCCGCTTACGGAGTAAGAGAACAATAATATGACGCAAAAAGTGTAAAGCTGCTTCATGGTAGGGGCAAATGCAACCTATTTTTATGTTTACCAGCCCATTCGCTCACATACCCTTCAGGCCGCTTATTTCAGCATAAACCCGGGTATGGATATGTTTGCGTAATTCATACGCAAAGTATTGTGAATTTTTGATTAAAACAAAATTTTTTCAACGAACGTCCACATTTTACATGAGTGGTTTTTAAGCTTGCGGGTAAAGGGAGAAATCTTGCTTTTGGTGGTTGTTCAGCCGGGTAAGGCCCGGCTTTATTGGGGTTTACGGTAAATGATCCCGTCTTTCATCACCAGTTGTACCTGGCGAATATCCTGTATATGCTCGGCGGGATTGCCTTTTACCGCCACCAGATCGGCCAGCAGGCCCGGGCGTATGCGCCCCACTCGATCGGCGATATGGAACACATCGGCATTTACTGAGGTAGCACTACGCAATACATCAAGCGGCGACATGCCATAAGCCACCATATCTTCCATTTCCCGTGCATTATCGCCATGCGGAAACACGCCTACGTCGCCGCCCATGCAGATGGTCACACCGGCATCGAGTGCCGCGCGGAAGCTTTTTTTCTTGGCCGCCACCCGCGGCGGATCGGGATCCTGACCTTTCCGCCAGCCCTGATAGCCGGCTATAGCCTCTACGGCGGCTATGGTGGGACAGAGGGCGATGCCTCTTTCCTTCATCATCCGGAAAAGCTCGGGGGTGCCGTAATCTCCATGTTCAATGGTGTTCACACCGGCCAGTATAGCCCTGCGCATGCCCTCGGGCGTGACGGTATGCACGGCCACGATACGGCCGCTGCTGTGAGCTACTTCCACGGCAGCCTTCAACTCTTCGAGGGTAAACGTAGGCTCGTTTTCACCATTCGGCCCCCAGCGATAGTCTGCATAAATTTTGATGACATCCGCCCCCTGCTTGATTTGCTGACGCACGGCCAGCATGATACCATCGATGCCCGATGCTTCCTGTGCACCCTGCGGCACCGGCCAGTCGGGCCGAAATCCTCTCGGAGCATAAGAACCGGTGGCTACAATGGCCCGGGTAGCACATAAGATACGGGGACCGGGAATCACGCCCTTCTCAATCGCCTGTTTAAGTCCCACATCGGCATCGTCAGCGCCCTCGGTGCCCAGGTCACGTTCGGTGGTGAAGCCGGCCATCAACGTGGCCCGGGCATGCACGACGGCACGGGCCACCCGCTCAGCCAGCGACTCACACAATACCTGATCATCCCATGGGGTTTCATTATAGGGATGTAAAAATAAATGTCCATGCCCTTCGATGAAGCCGGGTAACAGCGTCATTCCTCGCAATGCAATGATGGTGGCCTGCCCGGGAACTTGCATCTGTGCGGAGTCGCCTGCCGCCACAATCCGATTACCCTTCACCACCACCCACCAGCCGGTATGCATCCGCTCTCCATCGAATACCCGATCGGGTTCAAGCACATAAACCAGATTCGAAGCAGAAACCGGCATCTGACTGTAGCTGATAAAAGGCAACCCGAATATACTGAGTAAAAAGAAAAAAGATTTGACCGGAAACATAACTGCTGCCTTGATAAATGAAAATACCACTTTCTTCATTCCCGATCAAATTCATGTTTTTTAATCATCCCCACCGATTTCTTTTTCCTTCCTGCAAATGGCATAAATTTGGCGAAATGCGCACACAAAATTCTTCTATCATGATTCACCGCTTATGTATCTTTCCCGCTCTCGGTTTATTGTGCCTGTTTTCAACACAGGTATTGTTTGCACAAAACAAAAACTTCCTGGATCAACCTTACCTGGAAGTAACCGGTACTGCCGATACCCTGGTTACACCCGACGAAATTTATTTGCAAATCCAAATTTCTGAAGCAGATACAAAAGGAAAAATTTCGATCGATGAACTCGAACAAAAAATGGTGGATGCCCTGAAAGCACTGGGTATAGATCCAGAAAAAAACCTGACTGCTCGCGACCTGACCAGCAATTTTCAATCGTATTTCCTGCGTGGCAAACAGGTGCTCAAATCAAAGACCTATATCCTGAAAGTGGCTTCGGCCGTGCAGGCTACACAGGTGCTCATACGCCTGGGCGATCTGGGTATTTCAAACATTTCATTAGACCGGGTTGATTATTCACGCATGAAACAGGTCAGAAACATGATGCTCAATCGGGCCGTGCAGGATGCTCATGCCAAAGCCGTGGCCATGGTACAGCCTCTGCACCAGACACTGGGCAAAGCCCTGCATATGGTAGAAACCCAGGTCTATCCCATCCGGCCGCTGCAGGTGAATACATTCAACATGAAGCTAAGCAACAACAGCCAGGGAAATCAACAGGAATCCCTACCGGAAATTGAGTTTGAAAAAATCAAAATTGAATCCTCAGTGAACGTGGTATTTGCGCTGGAATAAATTTATCGACCAACCATGAATTACTGGACACGTACACCACGATGGATGAAAGCACTATTTCCCGCTTTTGTATGGGAAAAACAGGATGTCAATCCTGCTGTTTACCTCACATTCGACGACGGCCCGCATCCGGAAATCACACCATCTGTGCTTGAGCAACTCCGGCATCATCATGCGCATGCTACTTTTTTCTGTATCGGTCATCGTGTCGTCCAGTATCCTGATATCTATCAACAAATATTTATTGAACAACATGGCATTGGCAATCATACGTATGATCATCTGGACGGATGGAAAGTGCCTTCACATAAATATGTAGATAACGTCATGCTGGCGGCTGTACATATCAACAGTCATCTGTTTCGACCTCCTTACGGGCATATCACACCCTGGTTATATCGTAAAATCAAGCAAAACATACCCGAAATGCAGGTGGTGATGTGGGATGTATTGAGCGGCGATTTTGATACCTCGCTTTCTCCCCAAAGTTGTTTAGAAATTGTGTTGTTTAAGGCAAGACCGGGTTCGATAATCGTATTTCACGATAGTGAAAAAGCGCGTCCCCGGATGGAATACGCACTGCCAAGGGTTTTAGCTTATTTTGAAAAAAAAGGATGGGAAATGAAAGCTTTGCCTTATCAAAAAATAAGTCATTAAATGGAATGGATAGATACACATACCCATCTTTTTCTTGCAGAATTCGATGCCGATCGTGATGAGGTGATACAAAGGGCTTTGCAAGCCGGCGTGCGGTATATGTTATTACCCAATATTGATGAAAACAGCCTGCAGGCTTTATATGCCTGCACACAACAATACGCATATTGCTGCAGGGCTATGTTAGGCCTGCATCCCTGTTCGGTACATGAAAATGTAACCGGGCAGTTGCAAATCATTGCACGAGCATTTAACGAAAAAAAGTTTGTTGCCATCGGTGAAATAGGACTGGATTATTACTGGGATACCCGTTATCGTGAACAACAATTGCAAGCCTTTCGCACCCAATTGCAATGGGCCGCTGAATGGCAATTGCCGGTTTCTATCCACAGCCGCTCGGCGCTGGATGATTGCATTCAAGAAATCAAACAACTGCAACGAGGACAGTTAACAGGTGTTTTTCATTGTTTCACCGGTACCCTTCAACAGGCACGACAAATTATTGACCTGGGATTTGCCCTCGGCATCGGCGGTGTAATTACCTTTCAAAAAAGCACGGCATTACGAGAAACCATCAGCCAGATTTCATTGCAGCACATCGTGCTGGAAACCGATGCTCCTTATTTATCGCCCGTACCCTTTCGTGGAAAAAGAAATGAAAGCAGCCGTATTCCCTGTATTGCGCAAACACTTGCTTCCCTGTTTCATTGCGAAGAACAGGAAATCGCTCGCATCACCACGGCTAATGCCCTGCGCATATTTCCCACGCTGGTAGAAGATATGCAGCACAAATAAATCGATGTTATCTTCTCAAAACTCCGTAGCAGAGAAAATGTTCTATCCTGGTTGCTTTGCAAAGTAAATGGTTATCTTATCTGTGCTTAGCTTTGTAAATCATCTGTATATTTTTACGATGCAAATCGATACAAATATTGCATGATGACGAGTCGTAAACCGATTTATTTAGATTATTGTGCAACCACTCCTTGCGATCCGGCCGTGGTGGAAGCCATGCAACCCTTTTTCACCACTTATTTTGGAAATGCTTCCTCGGCCAGCCATATTTTTGGATGGCAAGCCGCCGAAGCTGTACAGATCGCGCGTGAACAAATAGCACAGCTTATTCATGCATCTCCCGACGAGATCATATTTACCAGTGGAGCCACAGAAGCTTTAAATCTGGCTATTCAGGGCATATATGCCTATTATGGTGGAATTAGCAATCACCTGATCAGCTGTACTACCGAGCACCATGCCGTGCTGGATACCCTGCAATTCCTGGAACAGCATCGGGGAGCAAGGGTTACGTATTTACCGGTAGATAGCGGTGGAAAAATCGATCTGGATGAGCTTGAAAATGCAATCACCGATAAAACCATCCTCA
It includes:
- a CDS encoding amidohydrolase family protein, whose amino-acid sequence is MFPVKSFFFLLSIFGLPFISYSQMPVSASNLVYVLEPDRVFDGERMHTGWWVVVKGNRIVAAGDSAQMQVPGQATIIALRGMTLLPGFIEGHGHLFLHPYNETPWDDQVLCESLAERVARAVVHARATLMAGFTTERDLGTEGADDADVGLKQAIEKGVIPGPRILCATRAIVATGSYAPRGFRPDWPVPQGAQEASGIDGIMLAVRQQIKQGADVIKIYADYRWGPNGENEPTFTLEELKAAVEVAHSSGRIVAVHTVTPEGMRRAILAGVNTIEHGDYGTPELFRMMKERGIALCPTIAAVEAIAGYQGWRKGQDPDPPRVAAKKKSFRAALDAGVTICMGGDVGVFPHGDNAREMEDMVAYGMSPLDVLRSATSVNADVFHIADRVGRIRPGLLADLVAVKGNPAEHIQDIRQVQLVMKDGIIYRKPQ
- a CDS encoding alpha-amylase family glycosyl hydrolase, whose translation is MKQLYTFCVILLFSYSVSGQLLSTDPAFPTEADTSVQITADAHFGNQGLLNYTPTSDVYVHIGVITNKSTSATDWRYVHSQWGTTDPAYQCSYAGNSRWTYSIHQDLRSYFGITDTSEHIQQIAILFRNGSGSQALRNADGSDMYIPVYDTGFHVRISYPYRQPRYVPIPEPLHLQQGDTLPVQVVASRVSRLKLFYNGKLVDSTLSDSLTTAVVLADSGNQVLVAQSNYGIQQAADTFSFYIAPPTTMLPLPSGVSEGINDEPGDTSVVLVLYAPHKHHIVVIGDFNNWQQLPAYQMHQTPDSNYFWIRITGLTPQQQYAYQYVIDDTIKVADYNAHLILDPDYDSGIPASVYPNLKPYPTGKTTGIVSVLQTGQTPYVWHDSAFQRPDQHNLLIYELLVRDFIAAHDWQTLMDTLGYLKRLGINAIEVMPFTEFEGNDSWGYNPDFFFAPDKYYGTAIALKQFIDACHQQGIAVIMDLVLNHAFEECPMVQMYWDKANQRPAADNPWFNPVPTHPFNVGYQFNHESPATKVFTYRVMQYWLTEYHLDGFRFDLAKGFTQKRSCDSTGNNCSVALWNAYDSSRVAIWDTIYRQQQQIKPGSYCILEMFADNSEEKVYAAQGMMLWGNLNDAFNQATMGYSSPSPSGNTWDFSWGLYTARGWSQPNLVTYQESHDEERLMYKNEQYGNSSGSYRIKDTATGLKRNAMTAAFWAMMPGPKMMWQFGELGYDYSINTCTNGTVDPSGACRLADKPIRWDYLNDSRRRGLFQVYQRLLHLRQIPAYVSTFTQGQVQYDLSGAVKTMTLTGDSLDVVVVGNFDVVPHGATVSFSHAGTWYDYVSLQNKPDSAFQLQQSQLTLALSPGEYHVFVDRNVDDVSSDTGQQKAPIWLPGTGNQLALKVFPNPAPRQQTLQFNYYLPGNDYIQLRLVNARGEVVATLYHGFQYAGNYVISWPFGNRLSAEGGMYVVQLSARHYGSITQKLIIP
- a CDS encoding TatD family hydrolase, whose product is MEWIDTHTHLFLAEFDADRDEVIQRALQAGVRYMLLPNIDENSLQALYACTQQYAYCCRAMLGLHPCSVHENVTGQLQIIARAFNEKKFVAIGEIGLDYYWDTRYREQQLQAFRTQLQWAAEWQLPVSIHSRSALDDCIQEIKQLQRGQLTGVFHCFTGTLQQARQIIDLGFALGIGGVITFQKSTALRETISQISLQHIVLETDAPYLSPVPFRGKRNESSRIPCIAQTLASLFHCEEQEIARITTANALRIFPTLVEDMQHK
- a CDS encoding polysaccharide deacetylase family protein; protein product: MNYWTRTPRWMKALFPAFVWEKQDVNPAVYLTFDDGPHPEITPSVLEQLRHHHAHATFFCIGHRVVQYPDIYQQIFIEQHGIGNHTYDHLDGWKVPSHKYVDNVMLAAVHINSHLFRPPYGHITPWLYRKIKQNIPEMQVVMWDVLSGDFDTSLSPQSCLEIVLFKARPGSIIVFHDSEKARPRMEYALPRVLAYFEKKGWEMKALPYQKISH
- a CDS encoding SIMPL domain-containing protein — its product is MIHRLCIFPALGLLCLFSTQVLFAQNKNFLDQPYLEVTGTADTLVTPDEIYLQIQISEADTKGKISIDELEQKMVDALKALGIDPEKNLTARDLTSNFQSYFLRGKQVLKSKTYILKVASAVQATQVLIRLGDLGISNISLDRVDYSRMKQVRNMMLNRAVQDAHAKAVAMVQPLHQTLGKALHMVETQVYPIRPLQVNTFNMKLSNNSQGNQQESLPEIEFEKIKIESSVNVVFALE